A single genomic interval of Juglans regia cultivar Chandler chromosome 1, Walnut 2.0, whole genome shotgun sequence harbors:
- the LOC108988235 gene encoding receptor-like protein kinase FERONIA, which translates to MSTTLLPVLFTPLCLVFLPHFLASTFAGDSPSPYAPVDNILLNCGSSGNSTTADNRTWIGEVSSRFLPLEVSKNQPSLSASAVEQSSTAETVPFETARLSLSPFTYTFKVTPGQKFLRLHFYPAFYSTFDRSNALFSVEAGRFTLLRNFNASLTADTDGDSGDTLYKEYCVNIEEDQRLNITFIPSSSVSNAYAFINGIEILSMPTNLYYTPAEEYFPFIGHQNRYRIKDSASLEMIYRLNVGGPLISPANDTGMFRKWSNDYEYLKEHKVLFEPSNETIKLRFTKLVPAYTAPEDVYRTARILGNDSIINLSYNLTWEFPVDSGFDYFIRLHFCEFQPDIIEVKDRTFRIFIANQIAEEKADVIFWSGGNGMPVYRDYAVSMIGKGSEKRVNLHIAIGAEPQKWETSLQDAILNGVEIFKVSINDNLGGPNSDPLPPNSPRVSPPRQSKTNSKKNRTTIIAVTAIGVSGCIVLTILVFLIFQRRKGDVASGSTNRTTWWGLLLFTTTESTNTRRSYLPAALSRCFSLAEIRAATKDFDDLLIIGVGGFGNVYKGYIDGGVNSVAIKRLVPGSEQGALEFETEIEMLSQLRHPHLVSLIGYCHDRNEMILVYDYMARGTLRDHLYNSNNPPLSWKQRLQICIGAAQGLNYLHTGAKQMIIHRDVKTTNILLDEEWVAKVSDFGLSKMGPTSVSKTHVSTVVKGSFGYLDPEYYRRQQLTEKSDVYSFGVVLCEVLCARPPIFRTAEKNQVSLAEWVRQSSRNGEFDQIIDQTLKGQVAPECLKKFGEVALSCLLDNGVERPSMNDVVWSLEFALQLQESIDKVGRLDVAGMERNDVVKYKSNDSGNLFSGSSWKMSSTTSNSEMSTTSIGEQSFSGICKDSNK; encoded by the coding sequence ATGAGCACCACGCTCTTACCAGTACTTTTTACCCCTCTCTGTCTTGTCTTCTTGCCGCACTTCCTGGCAAGCACCTTCGCAGGTGACTCGCCGTCTCCTTACGCTCCGGTCGATAACATCCTCCTCAACTGTGGTTCCTCTGGCAATTCAACTACAGCAGATAATCGGACCTGGATTGGAGAAGTGAGTTCAAGATTTCTCCCTCTTGAAGTATCAAAAAACCAGCCATCTCTTTCAGCTAGTGCTGTTGAACAATCCTCCACTGCCGAAACAGTACCCTTTGAGACTGCCcggctctctctttctccgttCACTTACACATTCAAAGTCACTCCCGGCCAAAAATTCCTCAGACTACACTTTTACCCAGCTTTCTACTCCACCTTTGACCGCTCTAATGCCCTCTTCTCTGTCGAAGCTGGTCGTTTTACTCTTCTTAGAAACTTCAACGCTTCACTTACGGCAGATACCGATGGGGATTCCGGCGATACCTTATACAAAGAATACTGTGTCAACATTGAGGAAGATCAGAGGTTGAACATAACCTTCATTCCATCTTCGAGCGTATCTAACGCCTATGCTTTCATCAACGGAATTGAAATCTTGTCGATGCCTACTAATCTATATTACACTCCAGCTGAAgaatattttcctttcatcGGCCACCAGAACCGGTATCGCATCAAAGACAGCGCTTCTCTCGAGATGATATACAGATTGAATGTAGGAGGGCCCCTCATATCACCCGCTAATGACACTGGAATGTTCCGGAAATGGAGTAATGACTACGAGTACTTGAAAGAACACAAAGTACTTTTTGAACCTTCAAATGAAACTATCAAACTACGGTTTACCAAATTGGTACCTGCATACACTGCACCAGAAGATGTCTATCGGACTGCCCGAATTCTGGGGAACGACTCAATAATCAACCTGAGCTACAATCTCACCTGGGAATTCCCTGTTGACTCTGGGTTTGATTACTTCATTAGGCTTCACTTCTGTGAGTTTCAACCCGATATTATTGAAGTAAAAGACAGAACGTTCCGTATTTTCATAGCAAATCAAATCGCCGAGGAAAAAGCCGACGTAATTTTTTGGAGTGGTGGAAATGGTATGCCAGTGTATAGAGACTACGCGGTTTCGATGATAGGTAAAGGAAGCGAAAAGAGAGTGAACCTCCATATCGCAATAGGAGCAGAACCGCAAAAGTGGGAGACCTCTCTCCAAGATGCAATCTTGAACGGTGTCGAAATCTTTAAAGTAAGCATCAATGACAATCTCGGCGGACCAAACTCCGACCCACTTCCTCCAAACTCTCCAAGGGTTTCGCCACCAAGACAGTCAAAGACGAACTCGAAGAAAAATAGAACAACAATAATTGCCGTTACCGCGATTGGAGTCTCCGGATGCATTGTGCTGACGATTCTCGTATTCTTGATTTTCCAGAGGCGCAAGGGTGACGTGGCATCGGGGTCCACTAACAGAACTACCTGGTGGGGTCTACTTTTGTTCACTACGACCGAGTCAACAAATACCCGGAGGTCATATTTACCGGCCGCTCTCAGTCGTTGCTTTTCATTAGCGGAGATTAGAGCAGCAACAAAAGACTTCGATGATCTTTTGATTATTGGTGTGGGTGGTTTTGGTAACGTGTACAAAGGGTACATTGATGGTGGTGTCAACTCTGTAGCGATCAAGCGGTTGGTACCTGGTTCTGAACAGGGGGCTCTTGAGTTCGAGACCGAGATAGAGATGCTCTCACAACTCCGTCACCCGCATCTTGTTTCTCTGATTGGGTATTGTCACGATCGCAATGAGATGATACTCGTGTACGACTACATGGCCCGTGGCACCCTCCGCGATCATCTTTATAATAGCAATAATCCTCCTCTCTCGTGGAAGCAGAGACTTCAGATCTGTATTGGTGCAGCACAAGGGTTGAACTACCTGCACACAGGTGCAAAGCAAATGATCATTCATCGTGATGTGAAAACGACAAACATCTTATTAGATGAGGAGTGGGTGGCCAAGGTATCCGATTTTGGGTTGTCCAAAATGGGACCCACAAGCGTGTCTAAGACCCATGTCAGCACTGTTGTCAAGGGTAGCTTTGGATATTTGGATCCAGAATATTACAGACGTCAACAATTGACAGAAAAATCTGATGTATACTCATTCGGTGTCGTGCTGTGTGAAGTGCTGTGTGCAAGACCACCCATATTCCGTACTGCAGAGAAGAACCAAGTGAGCCTTGCAGAATGGGTTCGACAAAGCTCTCGGAATGGAGAGTTTGATCAAATTATTGATCAAACTTTGAAGGGTCAAGTTGCGCCCGAATGTTTGAAGAAATTTGGAGAGGTCGCATTGAGTTGTTTGCTTGACAATGGAGTGGAACGCCCGTCGATGAATGATGTAGTGTGGAGCCTTGAGTTTGCATTGCAATTGCAGGAGAGTATAGACAAAGTTGGCAGGCTTGATGTGGCTGGAATGGAGAGGAATGATGTTGTCAAGTACAAGAGTAATGATAGTGGTAACTTATTTAGTGGTAGCAGTTGGAAAATGTCAAGTACAACCAGCAACAGCGAGATGAGCACAACAAGCATTGGAGAGCAAAGTTTTAGCGGCATCTGTAAGGATTCAAATAAATGA